In Puniceicoccus vermicola, a single window of DNA contains:
- a CDS encoding alpha/beta hydrolase gives MPMICLFVALAFGALHGEAETVVLKDVEFLPEGRNERMDVYLPDSSFEGPVPAILLIHGGGWMVGDKASRRERMIAETLSNAGYAVFSTNYLLNERDENKRVTLLAWPQNVIDCKTALRFIRAKAGEYGVDPERIAVMGGSAGGHLSMMVAATANEEKWNEQGLYPEEDNSVQCVVNLYGPADIRGKPVNPFSRSDKSVIEAHEEEASPITYFDSTFPPMLILQGTGDRTIPVEQTREWVAELSEFGFEYCYVEVAGAPHSFDLNPEELDLRPMVLAFLDKHLRGVGVGQ, from the coding sequence ATGCCCATGATTTGCCTCTTTGTAGCACTGGCCTTTGGCGCTCTCCATGGAGAGGCCGAAACGGTTGTGCTCAAAGATGTCGAATTTCTGCCGGAGGGCCGAAACGAGAGGATGGATGTTTATCTTCCGGATTCGTCTTTCGAAGGACCTGTTCCCGCTATTTTACTGATCCACGGAGGGGGATGGATGGTGGGGGACAAAGCCTCCCGGCGGGAACGGATGATTGCCGAGACTTTGTCGAATGCCGGATATGCGGTATTCTCGACCAACTATCTCCTGAACGAGCGGGATGAAAACAAGAGGGTCACCTTATTGGCGTGGCCTCAGAATGTGATCGATTGCAAGACGGCCCTACGATTCATTCGGGCGAAAGCCGGTGAGTATGGCGTCGATCCCGAGCGGATCGCCGTCATGGGAGGTTCAGCGGGAGGGCATCTTTCGATGATGGTGGCCGCCACCGCGAATGAAGAGAAATGGAATGAGCAAGGGCTTTATCCAGAGGAGGACAATTCGGTGCAGTGCGTCGTCAATCTGTACGGCCCCGCCGACATTCGGGGAAAACCCGTGAATCCCTTTAGCAGATCCGACAAGAGTGTTATCGAGGCTCACGAAGAGGAGGCTTCGCCGATTACCTATTTCGATTCTACCTTTCCGCCCATGTTGATTCTTCAGGGAACCGGAGACCGGACGATCCCGGTCGAACAGACACGCGAGTGGGTGGCAGAGTTGTCGGAGTTCGGTTTTGAGTATTGCTACGTCGAAGTTGCGGGCGCTCCCCATAGTTTTGATCTGAACCCCGAGGAATTAGACCTGAGACCGATGGTCTTGGCATTTCTGGACAAGCACCTGCGCGGGGTCGGAGTAGGGCAGTAG
- the cls gene encoding cardiolipin synthase gives MTDHEVFTLLAMGVYIVLHILVIIRILLRPHREPASRVAWIVVMVVVPGVGLISYLLLGETNIGRSRVARVHKVLGTLPHVADTPGIDSETAKASIPEDYRHLFHLGRTVNGFHPVGGNRAHLLKDSNATIDSMIADIDAAQEHVHLTFYIWLTDHNGLKMAEALKRAARRGVTCRAMADALGSRAMIESKHWKSMAEAGVRIAVALPIGNPLLRPLKGRFDLRNHRKILVIDNWITYCGSQNCADPEFRVKAKFAPWVDAMMRFEGPVARQNQHLFATDWMAQVDEDLGDVIREPLRAGEPGFTAQVIGTGPTVRTSAMPEFFETLIYSARRELCISTPYYVPDEAMQSALCACARRGVKTTIIFPARNDSWIVGAASRSYYQDLLAAGVEIHEYEGGLLHTKSLTLDGNVTLIGSANMDRRSFELNYENNILLCDPKMTVAMRERQESYLESSHPVTAEEVSAWSIRRRLWNNTIAMLGPVL, from the coding sequence ATGACTGACCACGAAGTTTTCACCCTTTTGGCGATGGGAGTTTACATCGTCCTCCATATTCTCGTCATCATCCGCATTCTCTTAAGGCCCCACCGCGAACCGGCTTCTCGGGTTGCTTGGATTGTGGTGATGGTGGTCGTCCCCGGCGTGGGACTTATCTCCTACCTCCTTCTCGGAGAAACCAACATCGGTCGGAGTCGAGTCGCCCGCGTTCACAAAGTCCTCGGCACCCTCCCCCACGTCGCCGATACGCCGGGAATTGATAGCGAAACCGCAAAGGCCTCCATCCCCGAAGATTACCGGCATCTTTTCCATCTTGGGCGGACGGTCAACGGCTTCCATCCTGTCGGAGGAAACCGGGCGCACCTCCTCAAGGACTCCAACGCGACCATTGATTCGATGATCGCGGACATTGACGCTGCCCAAGAGCATGTCCACCTGACGTTCTACATCTGGCTCACGGATCACAACGGCCTGAAGATGGCCGAGGCGCTCAAACGAGCCGCCCGACGCGGAGTCACCTGCCGAGCGATGGCCGATGCTCTCGGTTCGCGCGCCATGATCGAGTCCAAGCACTGGAAATCGATGGCGGAGGCCGGAGTTCGCATCGCCGTTGCCCTGCCCATCGGGAATCCACTTCTCCGCCCCCTGAAGGGGCGGTTCGACCTCCGCAATCACCGCAAGATTTTGGTCATCGACAACTGGATCACCTACTGCGGTAGCCAGAATTGCGCCGACCCCGAGTTTCGCGTCAAAGCCAAATTCGCACCGTGGGTGGATGCCATGATGCGGTTCGAAGGTCCCGTCGCACGCCAGAACCAACATCTTTTCGCAACGGATTGGATGGCCCAGGTCGACGAAGATCTCGGAGATGTGATCCGGGAACCACTTCGCGCGGGCGAACCGGGGTTCACCGCCCAGGTGATCGGCACCGGACCCACTGTCCGGACCTCCGCCATGCCCGAATTTTTTGAAACCCTGATCTACTCCGCCCGCCGTGAACTGTGCATCAGCACCCCCTATTACGTCCCGGACGAAGCGATGCAGTCCGCCCTCTGCGCCTGCGCCCGTCGCGGAGTGAAAACTACGATCATCTTCCCGGCTCGAAACGATTCCTGGATCGTCGGGGCCGCCTCGCGCAGCTATTACCAAGACCTCCTCGCCGCCGGAGTTGAGATCCACGAATATGAAGGCGGCCTCCTCCACACTAAATCGCTCACCCTGGACGGGAACGTTACCCTGATCGGCTCGGCCAATATGGATCGGCGTAGTTTCGAGCTGAACTACGAGAACAACATCCTTCTCTGTGATCCCAAGATGACGGTTGCCATGCGCGAGCGTCAGGAATCTTACCTCGAGAGTTCCCATCCGGTCACCGCCGAAGAGGTGTCCGCTTGGTCGATCCGACGGCGTCTCTGGAACAACACGATCGCCATGCTCGGGCCCGTTCTCTAA
- a CDS encoding NAD-dependent epimerase/dehydratase family protein gives MRILITGGAGFIGSHVVEHYQGKADIRVLDNLRTGYRENLDGLDCELVEASILDREALAEAMQDVDYVFHLAALISVPESMENPQGCVDLNVTGLLNVLETAQRFGVKKVVLASSAAVYGDNPTVPKIETMTPEPRSPYAITKLDGEYYCDLYRREGWVNTACLRFFNVFGPRQDPHSAYAAAVPIFIDRARKNEPITIFGDGEQTRDFIYVKDIAAGLAFAAETEAVAGANNIGYGGSITINQLAEKIISLTGSQSKILHAPTRSGDVKHSRASAEKLAATGWQPLYGFEEGLAQTLR, from the coding sequence GTGAGAATCCTAATCACCGGAGGAGCTGGCTTCATCGGAAGCCACGTGGTCGAACACTATCAGGGTAAAGCCGATATCCGTGTTCTCGACAATTTGCGCACGGGTTACCGTGAGAACCTTGATGGACTCGACTGTGAGCTCGTCGAAGCAAGCATCCTGGACCGCGAGGCTCTCGCCGAAGCGATGCAGGATGTCGATTACGTATTTCATCTGGCGGCCTTGATCAGCGTTCCCGAGTCAATGGAGAACCCCCAGGGATGCGTAGACCTGAACGTCACCGGGCTCCTCAATGTCCTCGAAACGGCCCAACGTTTTGGAGTAAAAAAGGTCGTCCTCGCCAGCTCTGCCGCTGTCTATGGAGACAACCCGACCGTTCCCAAAATTGAAACAATGACTCCAGAGCCCCGTAGTCCCTACGCGATTACCAAACTCGACGGCGAATACTACTGCGACCTCTATCGACGCGAAGGGTGGGTCAATACGGCCTGCCTCCGGTTCTTCAATGTCTTTGGCCCCCGGCAGGATCCCCACAGTGCCTACGCGGCGGCTGTTCCCATTTTCATCGACCGGGCCCGCAAGAATGAGCCGATCACCATTTTTGGCGATGGCGAGCAAACCCGCGATTTCATCTACGTCAAAGACATCGCCGCCGGTCTAGCCTTTGCGGCCGAAACCGAGGCAGTCGCCGGAGCCAATAACATCGGATACGGCGGAAGCATCACCATCAACCAGCTCGCGGAAAAGATCATTTCCCTGACCGGCTCTCAGTCGAAAATACTCCACGCCCCCACCCGCTCCGGCGACGTAAAACACTCCCGCGCCAGCGCCGAGAAGCTTGCGGCTACCGGGTGGCAACCTCTCTACGGATTCGAAGAAGGGCTGGCCCAGACGCTTCGCTAA
- a CDS encoding phosphotransferase enzyme family protein: MKFERTPVSQEALRKIYSQFRLYGGFLEGAPYGSGHINDTFAVNASQGGTPVRYIFQRINHGIFTEPEKLMENIARVCAHNNQRCRESALADGSRRVLSIVPALGGEPFVRDEHGYYWRCYLFIEQAQTYDKIESPAQAREAAKAFGAFQQSLADLEGDRLHETIPDFHNTVARFQKLVSAVESDPCNRAATVQNEIQFFTQRENDAGRLLAMQNVGELPERVTHNDCKLNNVMIDDKTGEGICVIDLDTAMPGLALYDFGDLVRTATSPALEDEKDLSQVRMQMPMFEALVEGYLAGTGSMLPPAERAELAFSGKLITMEIGIRFLTDFLEGDTYFKVHREGHNLDRCRTQIALVQSIEEQFEAMNAKVNEFAQKGSIS; the protein is encoded by the coding sequence ATGAAATTCGAACGCACTCCGGTTTCCCAGGAAGCCCTTCGCAAAATCTACTCCCAGTTCCGGCTCTACGGCGGCTTTCTCGAGGGAGCCCCCTACGGCTCCGGCCACATCAACGACACCTTTGCCGTGAACGCCAGCCAAGGTGGCACTCCAGTCCGCTACATTTTTCAGCGGATCAATCATGGGATCTTTACCGAACCCGAAAAGTTGATGGAGAACATCGCCCGCGTCTGCGCACACAACAACCAGCGATGCCGCGAAAGCGCCCTCGCAGACGGTTCACGCCGGGTGCTCAGCATTGTCCCCGCCTTGGGTGGCGAACCATTTGTCCGCGACGAGCACGGATACTATTGGCGCTGCTACCTTTTCATCGAACAAGCTCAGACCTACGACAAAATTGAAAGCCCGGCGCAAGCTCGCGAAGCGGCCAAAGCATTCGGCGCTTTTCAACAATCTCTGGCCGACCTCGAAGGAGACCGCCTCCACGAAACGATCCCTGACTTTCACAACACGGTGGCTCGTTTCCAAAAGCTGGTCAGTGCAGTCGAAAGCGATCCTTGCAATCGGGCGGCCACCGTTCAGAACGAGATTCAATTTTTCACGCAGCGCGAGAATGATGCCGGAAGGCTCCTCGCGATGCAGAACGTCGGAGAGTTGCCCGAACGGGTCACCCACAACGACTGCAAGCTGAACAATGTCATGATCGACGACAAAACCGGAGAAGGAATCTGCGTGATCGACCTCGATACCGCGATGCCCGGTTTGGCCCTCTACGATTTTGGCGACCTCGTACGGACCGCGACCAGCCCAGCCCTCGAGGACGAGAAGGACCTCTCCCAAGTGCGCATGCAAATGCCCATGTTCGAGGCCCTCGTCGAAGGCTATCTGGCAGGCACCGGATCGATGCTGCCCCCAGCGGAAAGGGCTGAACTCGCCTTCTCGGGCAAGCTCATCACCATGGAGATCGGCATCCGCTTCCTTACCGACTTCCTCGAAGGCGACACCTATTTCAAGGTGCATCGCGAGGGCCACAACCTCGACCGCTGCCGAACCCAGATCGCCCTCGTCCAGTCGATCGAAGAACAATTCGAAGCAATGAACGCCAAGGTGAACGAATTCGCACAAAAAGGATCCATCTCGTGA
- a CDS encoding nucleotidyltransferase family protein, with product MNNTSPTLLILAAGMGSRYGGLKQVDAVGPSGETILDYSIHDALQAGFGKVVFVIRRDIEEEFKKLVGSRYESQIEVKYVFQELDLLPGDFHPPAGREKPWGTGHAILIARETINEPFGVINADDFYGRHAYEQLAQFLRQPRPEGTFAMVAYKMRNTLSEHGSVSRGVCQTDDRGILENIVEVTAIQKEGNGARAEDQTFTGDELVSMNLWGFQPDIFSALEKQFLTFLEKQGQELKSEFFIPFVVDEEIRQGRAEVQVLKTDSQWAGVTYREDKPAVQSFIQELVRQKIYPTPLQPKTAS from the coding sequence ATGAACAACACCTCCCCTACTCTTCTGATCCTTGCCGCCGGCATGGGCAGCCGCTACGGCGGTCTGAAGCAGGTCGACGCTGTCGGCCCCTCCGGTGAAACCATCCTCGATTACTCCATTCACGACGCCCTCCAGGCCGGATTTGGTAAAGTCGTCTTCGTCATCCGTCGCGACATCGAGGAGGAATTCAAAAAACTCGTAGGTTCACGCTACGAATCTCAAATCGAAGTCAAATATGTCTTTCAGGAGTTAGACTTACTCCCGGGGGATTTTCATCCTCCGGCTGGCAGAGAAAAACCCTGGGGCACGGGACACGCGATTCTCATCGCCCGGGAGACCATCAATGAACCTTTTGGCGTCATCAACGCCGACGACTTCTATGGGCGCCACGCCTATGAGCAGCTCGCCCAGTTCCTGCGGCAACCAAGGCCTGAGGGGACCTTTGCCATGGTCGCTTACAAGATGAGGAACACCCTCAGTGAACATGGCTCCGTTTCCCGAGGCGTCTGCCAGACAGATGATCGTGGCATCTTGGAGAACATCGTTGAGGTGACGGCGATCCAGAAAGAGGGCAACGGTGCCCGCGCCGAAGACCAGACTTTCACTGGAGATGAGCTCGTTTCTATGAACCTTTGGGGATTTCAACCGGACATTTTCTCCGCTCTCGAAAAACAGTTCCTCACCTTTCTCGAAAAACAGGGCCAGGAACTGAAATCCGAATTTTTCATTCCCTTCGTCGTCGACGAGGAAATTCGCCAAGGCCGGGCCGAGGTTCAAGTTCTCAAGACCGACAGCCAGTGGGCTGGCGTCACCTACCGAGAGGACAAGCCGGCCGTCCAGAGCTTCATCCAAGAGCTCGTCCGCCAAAAGATCTATCCCACTCCCCTTCAGCCCAAGACCGCATCATGA
- a CDS encoding heparinase II/III domain-containing protein translates to MFARVFFASLFFINLTSLRGQDIASALQTIDLSHPRLLWSAEGVEDMKVLIEEDPQVSGFADHVYETADNLCEEPVLERVMEGRRLLDVSREFLRRILYWGVSYRLTGDERYAERAREEMLEVCGFTDWNPSHFLDVAEMTAGMAIGYDWFFETLSEEDRKAIREGIISQGLEPSYEIDGWWVDYPNNWNQVIHGGLVMGALAIYDQGGPEIAVEVIERALENAHSGLSTYGPDGAYPEGPAYWSYGTSYSVLMMASLESVFGSDFGLSEAPGFLESAEYVLHSGGPSGQYFNYSDSRPQTGIRPEVFWFAEKLGRPELLWRQRKNLAKFNANELAEPPDTRMFPLLLVWGNGLSEEIVPEDLDWSGGGETPVAFHRTSWTDPDATYVGIKGGAPSVSHAHMDVGQFVMESDGVRWASDLGMQSYHELEATGLHIFGKDRWKVFRMSNMSHSVLVVNGQPQGFEGSATIERSATGEEGAYTILDMSEVYAGQLKGVRRGIALKKNGAVQVEDDFEILDQPTEIRWSMLTFAEVTLEDDHRATLTQDGETLSFEVLSPKAEKLEVIDISNPPKDYDARNPGAKLLSFTLSLEPSADEHEQRIAVALIPGSLGDIDPEFLPMQDWSSSGAVLPLE, encoded by the coding sequence ATGTTTGCACGAGTTTTCTTTGCATCTCTTTTCTTTATAAATCTTACCTCTTTGCGTGGTCAGGACATTGCTTCTGCCCTTCAAACGATTGATCTGTCGCATCCGCGGCTCCTTTGGTCTGCGGAAGGGGTCGAGGATATGAAGGTCTTGATCGAAGAGGATCCTCAAGTTTCGGGGTTTGCCGACCATGTCTACGAAACGGCGGACAATCTTTGTGAGGAGCCGGTGCTCGAGCGGGTGATGGAGGGGCGCCGTCTTCTCGATGTTTCTCGGGAATTTCTACGAAGGATCCTGTATTGGGGAGTGTCCTACCGGTTGACCGGTGATGAGAGATATGCGGAGCGTGCCCGGGAGGAAATGCTGGAGGTATGCGGATTCACTGATTGGAACCCGAGCCATTTTCTGGACGTGGCCGAAATGACGGCGGGCATGGCAATTGGCTACGATTGGTTTTTCGAAACTCTGTCAGAGGAAGATCGGAAGGCGATTCGCGAGGGAATTATCTCTCAGGGCCTAGAGCCCTCTTACGAAATCGATGGTTGGTGGGTAGACTACCCGAATAATTGGAATCAAGTGATTCACGGTGGCCTGGTCATGGGAGCTCTGGCGATTTATGATCAGGGGGGGCCGGAGATCGCCGTAGAGGTTATTGAAAGAGCTTTGGAAAATGCTCATTCCGGTTTGAGCACCTATGGCCCGGATGGGGCTTATCCAGAAGGGCCGGCCTACTGGTCTTATGGCACCAGTTATTCGGTTTTGATGATGGCATCCCTGGAAAGTGTTTTCGGTTCGGATTTCGGTCTTTCGGAAGCGCCTGGGTTTCTCGAGTCTGCCGAGTACGTTCTGCACTCTGGAGGTCCGTCGGGGCAGTATTTCAACTATTCGGATTCCCGACCCCAGACCGGGATCCGGCCGGAGGTGTTCTGGTTTGCCGAGAAGTTGGGCCGTCCAGAGCTGCTTTGGCGTCAGAGAAAGAATTTGGCCAAATTCAATGCAAACGAGCTGGCGGAGCCGCCCGACACCCGAATGTTTCCGCTTCTGCTGGTCTGGGGAAATGGACTCTCAGAGGAAATCGTTCCCGAGGATCTGGATTGGAGCGGGGGCGGGGAAACTCCCGTGGCGTTTCATCGAACGAGCTGGACCGATCCTGACGCGACCTATGTCGGTATCAAAGGGGGGGCTCCCAGTGTAAGTCATGCGCACATGGACGTCGGTCAGTTTGTTATGGAGTCGGACGGTGTGCGTTGGGCGTCAGATCTGGGGATGCAATCCTACCACGAACTGGAGGCAACGGGGCTTCATATTTTTGGGAAGGACCGTTGGAAGGTCTTTCGCATGTCCAACATGAGCCACAGTGTTCTGGTCGTGAATGGACAACCTCAGGGCTTCGAGGGATCGGCGACGATAGAACGTTCGGCGACGGGTGAGGAGGGTGCTTACACCATACTCGATATGTCCGAGGTTTATGCGGGACAGCTCAAAGGTGTCCGGAGGGGGATTGCTCTCAAAAAGAATGGAGCCGTCCAGGTGGAGGATGATTTCGAGATTCTCGATCAGCCTACCGAAATTCGCTGGTCGATGCTGACTTTTGCCGAGGTCACCCTTGAGGACGATCATCGCGCAACTTTGACTCAGGACGGGGAGACCCTTTCGTTTGAGGTGCTTTCGCCAAAGGCCGAAAAGCTGGAGGTGATTGATATTTCAAACCCGCCTAAGGACTACGACGCACGCAATCCGGGAGCCAAGTTGCTCTCGTTCACACTGTCCTTGGAGCCTTCGGCGGATGAGCACGAGCAGCGGATTGCCGTGGCGTTGATTCCGGGGAGCCTGGGGGATATCGATCCCGAGTTTTTACCGATGCAGGATTGGTCATCGTCCGGAGCGGTTCTCCCGCTCGAGTAG